The Streptomyces sp. 6-11-2 genome contains the following window.
GATGCCGGGGAAACAGCGGACTTCGGGCCGTGGCTCAGCGCCGCCAGGGCAGCTCCGCCGTCACCCGGGTGGGTCCCCCGGACGGCGAGTCCACGATGAGGATCCCGTCCACCGCGTCCAGCCGCTCGGCCAGCCCGGCGAGGCCCGACCCCTTGGACACGTCCGCGTCGCCGACCCCGTCGTCCTCGACCTGGAGCATCAGCCGGTCCTCCACCCGCCAGACGTCCACCGAGGCGGACCGTGCCCCGCTGTGCTTGCTGACGTTCTGGAGCAGCTCGGAGACCGTGAAGTAAGCGATCCCCTCGATGGCCGCCGCCGGCCGCTCGGCCAGATCGACCTCCACCCGCACCGGCACCGTGCAGCGCGAGGCCACCGCCGACAGGGCCGCGTCCAGGCCGCGGTCCGTCAGCACCGCCGGGTGGATCCCCCGCGCCAGGTCCCGCAGCTCCTGCAACGCGGTCTTCACCTCGCCGTGCGCCTCGTCCACCATCCGCGCCGCCGCCTGCGGATCCTCCGTCAGCTTCTCCTTCGCCAGCCCCAGATCCATCGCCAGCGCCACCAGCCGGGCCTGTGCCCCGTCGTGCAGGTCCCGCTCGATGCGCCGCAGATCCGCGGCGGCCGTGTCGACCACGACCCCCCGGTCCGACTCCAGTTCCACCACCCGCGCCGACAGCCGCGACGGCCCCAGCAGCCCGTGCACCAGCACCCGGTCCACCATCGTCAGCGCCCGCACGATCCACGGCGTGGCCAGCGTGAACAGCAGTCCCACCAGCGCGGTCACCGTGATCTCGAACGGATTGTCCAGATAGATGCCGTGCTGACCGTCGCCGTAGAGCTGGAGTCCGCCCTGGCCGGCCCACATCGGGAACACCCAGAACCACAGCGGATACGTCAGCAGGCTCCAGCCCAGCGTCCAGAAGACCAGCGAGACCGAGAAGGAGAACACCGCCCACGGAAAGTGCAGGATCGCGTAGAGCAGGGCCCGCCAGGAGGCGCCGCTCTTCAGCAGGGCTCCCGTCCAGGCCAGGACGCCCGGCTTCGTCGTCCGCAGCGGCTGCGGCTCGGCGACCTCCAGGCCGAGCAGCCGGCGCGCCCGCGCCCGCTCCAGCACGCCGAACAGGCGGCAGCCGGCCAGCGCCGCCGCCAGCACCGGGACGCCCAGGAACGTC
Protein-coding sequences here:
- a CDS encoding sensor histidine kinase, giving the protein MATQYRSQDAPGYGPYSAGGFHDGGTGRERHLLPAGLRAPFEARSWREFGYVLLNLPIGIMLFTYAVTMVSLGAGLLVTFLGVPVLAAALAGCRLFGVLERARARRLLGLEVAEPQPLRTTKPGVLAWTGALLKSGASWRALLYAILHFPWAVFSFSVSLVFWTLGWSLLTYPLWFWVFPMWAGQGGLQLYGDGQHGIYLDNPFEITVTALVGLLFTLATPWIVRALTMVDRVLVHGLLGPSRLSARVVELESDRGVVVDTAAADLRRIERDLHDGAQARLVALAMDLGLAKEKLTEDPQAAARMVDEAHGEVKTALQELRDLARGIHPAVLTDRGLDAALSAVASRCTVPVRVEVDLAERPAAAIEGIAYFTVSELLQNVSKHSGARSASVDVWRVEDRLMLQVEDDGVGDADVSKGSGLAGLAERLDAVDGILIVDSPSGGPTRVTAELPWRR